In Oryzihumus leptocrescens, the following are encoded in one genomic region:
- a CDS encoding malate dehydrogenase, with protein sequence MSTTPVKVAVTGAAGQIGYSLLFRIASGALFGPETPVELRLLEITPALKALEGVVMELDDCAFPTLAGVEIGDDATTIFNGANLALLVGARPRTKGMERGDLLEANGAIFTAQGKALNEVAADDIRIGVTGNPANTNALIAMHNAPDIPQERFSALTRLDHNRALSQLAAKTGARVTDIRKMTIWGNHSATQYPDIFHAEINGKNAAEVVGDQAWIENDFIPTVAKRGAAIIEARGSSSAASAASATIDAARNWIQGSPEGDWVSMAVRSQGEYGVPEGLIYSYPVVTKGGDWEIVEGLEVDEFSRARMDATAAELVEERDAVKELGLI encoded by the coding sequence GTGAGCACTACCCCCGTCAAGGTCGCCGTCACCGGCGCCGCCGGCCAGATCGGCTACAGCCTGCTCTTCCGCATCGCCAGCGGTGCCCTGTTCGGCCCGGAGACCCCGGTCGAGCTGCGGCTGCTGGAGATCACCCCCGCGCTCAAGGCCCTCGAGGGCGTCGTCATGGAGCTCGACGACTGCGCGTTCCCGACCCTGGCCGGCGTCGAGATCGGCGACGACGCCACCACCATCTTCAACGGGGCCAACCTCGCGCTGCTCGTCGGCGCCCGCCCGCGCACCAAGGGCATGGAGCGCGGCGACCTGCTCGAGGCCAACGGCGCGATCTTCACCGCGCAGGGCAAGGCGCTCAACGAGGTTGCCGCGGACGACATCCGCATCGGCGTGACCGGCAACCCGGCCAACACCAACGCGCTCATCGCGATGCACAACGCCCCCGACATCCCGCAGGAGCGCTTCTCCGCGCTGACCCGCCTGGACCACAACCGCGCGCTCTCCCAGCTCGCGGCCAAGACCGGCGCCAGGGTCACCGACATCAGGAAGATGACGATCTGGGGCAACCACTCGGCCACCCAGTACCCCGACATCTTCCACGCGGAGATCAACGGCAAGAACGCCGCCGAGGTCGTCGGCGACCAGGCGTGGATCGAGAACGACTTCATCCCGACCGTCGCCAAGCGCGGCGCCGCGATCATCGAGGCGCGGGGCTCCTCCTCGGCCGCCTCCGCCGCGTCGGCCACGATCGACGCCGCCCGCAACTGGATCCAGGGCAGCCCCGAGGGCGACTGGGTCTCCATGGCGGTCCGCTCCCAGGGCGAGTACGGCGTGCCGGAGGGCCTCATCTACTCCTACCCCGTCGTCACCAAGGGCGGCGACTGGGAGATCGTCGAAGGCCTG
- a CDS encoding class I SAM-dependent methyltransferase: MITVAGYGALSDVYEWLIGDDKLTPAKAAAVYDSDVVGSLPPNAHILDCACGTGQLAVGLAGLGLDVVAADASGGMVRRTRELADEMGVSLRTLHASWDELPDHLDASTFDLVFCVGNSLGHAEGASGRLAALAAMSRLLSPGGRLVLTSRTWELVRSSGSRLDTRDRLIRRNGRDAVVTYSWQIEERWEQEHHLEIAVAQVEPDGSVRACTERLSIWPFRYEELVAELQSVGLTVETTTFDPDAEGYMVVARSEQVPVTSERSR, translated from the coding sequence GTGATCACGGTGGCTGGTTATGGGGCGCTTTCCGACGTGTACGAGTGGCTGATCGGGGACGACAAGTTGACCCCCGCCAAGGCAGCCGCGGTTTACGACAGCGATGTCGTGGGCTCTCTGCCGCCCAACGCGCACATCCTCGACTGTGCTTGTGGGACCGGCCAGCTCGCGGTTGGCCTCGCGGGTCTCGGCCTGGACGTGGTCGCGGCAGACGCCAGCGGCGGGATGGTTCGCCGGACCCGGGAGCTCGCCGACGAGATGGGTGTCTCGCTGCGGACCCTTCACGCCAGCTGGGATGAGCTGCCCGACCACCTCGATGCCTCGACGTTCGACCTGGTGTTCTGCGTGGGCAACTCGCTGGGTCACGCTGAAGGCGCGTCCGGCCGGTTGGCTGCACTGGCCGCGATGTCACGGCTCCTGAGTCCGGGCGGACGCCTCGTGCTCACGTCACGCACGTGGGAGCTCGTGCGCTCCAGCGGCTCGCGGCTGGACACCCGAGATCGACTCATCCGCCGCAACGGCCGCGATGCGGTCGTCACCTACTCCTGGCAGATCGAGGAACGCTGGGAGCAGGAGCACCACCTCGAGATTGCGGTCGCACAGGTCGAGCCGGATGGGTCGGTCCGGGCCTGCACGGAGCGGTTGTCGATCTGGCCATTCCGGTACGAGGAGCTCGTGGCGGAGCTGCAGAGCGTAGGGCTCACGGTCGAGACCACCACGTTCGACCCCGATGCCGAGGGATACATGGTGGTCGCAAGGAGCGAACAGGTGCCGGTCACGTCTGAGCGGTCACGCTGA
- a CDS encoding methylated-DNA--[protein]-cysteine S-methyltransferase produces the protein MRSEPVKFTVQTPLPCGPVDVTVTDVGVARLSFFGDRERAVTGPAAGDDPRVARVRAALADYFAGRTRGLDLPVDWRHTSGPQREVLRTLHAQVGFGETVTYGDLARRSGAFEDDPEPAMVPRTVGTIMGSNPVPLVVPCHRVVASNGLGGFTGGLAIKQWLLTLEGVLAPTLDWSPAD, from the coding sequence GTGCGAAGCGAGCCGGTGAAGTTCACGGTGCAGACACCCCTGCCCTGCGGGCCGGTCGACGTGACCGTGACCGACGTGGGCGTCGCGCGGCTGTCCTTCTTCGGCGACCGCGAGCGCGCGGTGACCGGTCCTGCTGCCGGCGACGACCCGCGCGTGGCCCGCGTCCGGGCGGCGCTGGCCGACTACTTCGCCGGCCGCACCCGCGGGCTGGACCTGCCGGTCGACTGGCGGCACACGTCCGGACCGCAGCGGGAGGTGCTGCGCACCCTGCACGCCCAGGTCGGCTTCGGCGAGACGGTGACCTACGGCGACCTGGCCCGGCGCAGCGGGGCGTTCGAGGACGACCCCGAGCCGGCCATGGTGCCGCGCACGGTCGGCACGATCATGGGCTCCAACCCGGTGCCGCTCGTCGTGCCCTGCCACCGGGTGGTGGCCAGCAACGGCCTGGGCGGGTTCACCGGTGGCCTCGCCATCAAGCAGTGGCTGCTCACCCTCGAGGGGGTCCTCGCCCCGACCCTGGACTGGTCACCCGCGGACTGA
- a CDS encoding peptidase C39 family protein, with translation MKDVAYHRFADPELGEFAGEVDHTDPFSQEPTASYEAASWTSPVVRTGFTVGELVPTWDADTPDGSWLQVEAALVLADGSRSGWYVMARWTSAEGGLCRTTVPGQKDGHAEVHTDVLAVSDRVRAVGWQLRAVALRPLGSTATPQLRSLGAMASAHPNGPVEPSDRPGEGSPALDVPAYSQQRHRGEHPEWDNGGASWCSATSVAMVLDHWRAGPDEAETAWVEPGNAHPQVVHAVRAVFDHAYDGAGNWAFNTAYAGQRGLRGFVTRLRGLDEAELFTGAGIPLVASVSFTRDELDGAGYDTKGHLLVIVGFDERGDVVVNDPASHELPDDDEVRATYDRGQFEQAWGRSGGLVYVIHPEDTPLPPHPRPEQPSW, from the coding sequence GTGAAGGACGTTGCCTACCACCGGTTCGCCGACCCCGAGCTCGGCGAGTTCGCCGGCGAGGTCGACCACACCGACCCGTTCTCGCAGGAGCCGACGGCCAGCTACGAGGCAGCCTCGTGGACCTCGCCGGTGGTGCGGACCGGCTTCACCGTCGGCGAGCTCGTGCCCACCTGGGACGCCGACACCCCGGACGGCTCGTGGCTGCAGGTCGAGGCGGCGCTCGTACTCGCCGACGGCAGCCGCTCCGGGTGGTACGTCATGGCCCGCTGGACCTCCGCCGAGGGCGGCCTGTGCCGCACCACCGTCCCCGGGCAGAAGGACGGCCACGCCGAGGTGCACACCGACGTGCTCGCGGTGAGCGACCGCGTCCGCGCGGTGGGCTGGCAGCTGCGCGCGGTCGCGCTCCGCCCCCTGGGCAGCACGGCCACCCCCCAGCTGCGCTCCCTCGGGGCGATGGCCTCGGCCCACCCGAACGGACCGGTGGAGCCCAGCGACCGCCCCGGTGAGGGCTCCCCCGCCCTCGACGTCCCGGCATACAGCCAGCAGCGGCACCGCGGGGAGCACCCGGAGTGGGACAACGGCGGCGCGTCATGGTGCTCGGCGACCTCGGTGGCCATGGTGCTCGACCACTGGAGGGCCGGCCCGGACGAGGCCGAGACAGCCTGGGTGGAGCCGGGGAACGCCCACCCGCAGGTGGTCCACGCGGTGCGGGCGGTCTTCGACCACGCCTACGACGGGGCGGGCAACTGGGCCTTCAACACGGCGTATGCCGGGCAGCGCGGCCTGCGCGGGTTCGTCACCCGCCTACGCGGCCTGGACGAGGCGGAGCTGTTCACCGGCGCCGGCATCCCGCTGGTGGCGTCGGTGTCGTTCACCCGCGACGAGCTCGACGGCGCGGGCTACGACACCAAGGGCCACCTGCTGGTCATCGTGGGCTTCGACGAGCGCGGCGACGTCGTGGTCAACGACCCGGCATCGCACGAGCTGCCCGACGACGACGAGGTGCGCGCGACCTACGACCGGGGCCAGTTCGAGCAGGCGTGGGGGCGCTCCGGCGGGCTGGTCTACGTCATCCACCCCGAGGACACCCCGCTGCCGCCGCACCCCCGCCCGGAGCAGCCCAGCTGGTGA
- a CDS encoding S10 family peptidase: MPEETAPAEPSSAPAGAGADKDQTTRTVGAPPEDDLVTTRHTLKVGRRTLRYTATTGRVVLRDEVHEDGVFAGFKPKAEVFLTSYVLDGGDTRRPVTFAFNGGPGSSSVWLHLGLFGPRRVVMGDVGALVPPPYAMADNPESLLAVSDLVFIDPVSTGYSRAVEGGKPKEYHGFTGDLESVGELIRLWTTRNKRWMSPKLLAGESYGTLRAAALADHLQDRYGMYLNGIVLISSVLDLGSIGLHEPDDRAHVNFLPTFAAVAHYHGRHGRRSLKSVLVEAEQYAERDYPWVLSRGNRLTAAQRQEAAETLARLTGLSVDYVLRADLRLEHERYFTELLRDQGKVVGRLDSRFTGPWASGIAEKLEADPSHDAISGPYAAALNHYVRDELGYENDLHYEQIASSVHPWSYKDFEGRAVDVAPRLARAMRTNPHLRVHVAYGYLDGATPYYAAQDVLAHLAIPAELHANIEHAWYEAGHMMYVHEPSRLQQSKDLADFVTRAAHQS; this comes from the coding sequence GTGCCCGAGGAGACCGCCCCCGCCGAGCCGTCGAGTGCGCCCGCCGGGGCCGGCGCCGACAAGGACCAGACCACCCGGACCGTCGGCGCGCCGCCGGAGGACGACCTGGTGACCACCCGGCATACCCTCAAGGTCGGCCGGCGCACCCTGCGCTACACCGCCACGACCGGGCGGGTGGTGCTCCGCGACGAGGTCCACGAGGACGGCGTCTTCGCGGGGTTCAAGCCCAAGGCCGAGGTGTTCCTGACCTCCTACGTCCTCGACGGCGGCGACACGAGGCGGCCGGTGACGTTCGCGTTCAACGGCGGGCCGGGCTCCTCCTCGGTGTGGCTGCACCTGGGCCTGTTCGGCCCGCGCCGGGTGGTCATGGGCGACGTCGGCGCGCTGGTGCCGCCGCCCTACGCCATGGCGGACAACCCGGAGTCGCTGCTCGCCGTCAGCGACCTGGTCTTCATCGACCCGGTCTCCACCGGCTACTCCCGCGCCGTCGAGGGCGGCAAGCCGAAGGAGTACCACGGGTTCACCGGCGACCTCGAGTCCGTGGGCGAGCTGATCCGGCTGTGGACCACCCGCAACAAGCGCTGGATGTCGCCCAAGCTGCTCGCCGGCGAGTCCTACGGCACGCTGCGCGCCGCCGCGCTGGCCGACCACCTGCAGGACCGCTACGGCATGTACCTCAACGGGATCGTGCTCATCTCCAGCGTCCTGGACCTGGGCTCGATCGGCCTGCACGAGCCGGACGACCGGGCGCACGTCAACTTCCTGCCCACCTTCGCCGCCGTCGCGCACTACCACGGCCGGCACGGGCGCCGGAGCCTGAAGTCGGTGCTCGTCGAGGCCGAGCAGTATGCCGAGCGCGACTACCCGTGGGTGCTCTCCCGGGGCAACCGGCTCACCGCGGCACAGCGGCAGGAGGCGGCCGAGACCCTCGCCCGCCTGACCGGGCTGTCGGTGGACTACGTGCTGCGCGCGGACCTGCGCCTGGAGCACGAGCGCTACTTCACCGAGCTGCTGCGCGACCAGGGCAAGGTCGTCGGCCGGCTCGACTCGCGGTTCACCGGCCCGTGGGCCAGCGGCATCGCCGAGAAGCTCGAGGCCGACCCCTCCCACGACGCGATCTCCGGGCCCTACGCCGCCGCGCTCAACCACTACGTGCGCGACGAGCTCGGCTACGAGAACGACCTGCACTACGAGCAGATCGCGAGCAGCGTCCACCCCTGGTCCTACAAGGACTTCGAGGGCCGCGCGGTCGACGTCGCCCCCCGCCTGGCCCGGGCGATGCGGACCAACCCGCACCTGAGGGTCCACGTCGCCTACGGCTACCTCGACGGCGCGACGCCCTACTACGCGGCGCAGGACGTGCTGGCGCACCTGGCCATCCCGGCCGAGCTCCACGCCAACATCGAGCACGCGTGGTACGAAGCCGGCCACATGATGTACGTCCACGAGCCGTCCCGGCTGCAGCAGAGCAAGGACCTCGCCGACTTCGTCACCCGCGCCGCCCACCAGTCCTGA
- a CDS encoding exodeoxyribonuclease III, whose product MRIVTANVNGIRAAARRGGMAWLQQAEPDVLCLQEVRASDTQLAAELHTGGFGDWHVAHAACATAGRAGVAVLTREAHARVQVELPGVEEFASCGRWVETDVVVDGRTVTLVSVYVHTGEAETERQEEKYRFLEAMTARMAELAAEDAHVVVCGDVNVAHRQADLKNWKGNLGKAGFLPDEQAYLDKWLADGAWVDVTRRSAGEVAGPYTWWSWRGKAFDNDAGWRIDYQLASAPLADLVTHTFVGRADTYAERWSDHAAVVADYEL is encoded by the coding sequence ATGCGTATCGTCACCGCCAACGTCAACGGCATCCGCGCCGCCGCCCGACGCGGAGGCATGGCCTGGCTCCAGCAGGCCGAGCCCGACGTGCTGTGCCTGCAGGAGGTCCGGGCCAGCGACACCCAGCTCGCGGCCGAGCTGCACACCGGCGGTTTCGGCGACTGGCACGTGGCGCACGCGGCCTGCGCGACCGCCGGGAGGGCCGGGGTGGCGGTGCTGACCCGCGAGGCGCACGCGCGGGTGCAGGTCGAGCTGCCCGGGGTCGAGGAGTTCGCCTCGTGCGGGCGCTGGGTCGAGACCGACGTCGTCGTCGACGGCCGGACCGTGACCCTGGTATCGGTCTACGTGCACACCGGTGAGGCCGAGACCGAGCGCCAGGAGGAGAAGTACCGCTTCCTCGAGGCGATGACCGCCCGCATGGCCGAGCTCGCCGCAGAGGACGCCCACGTCGTGGTCTGCGGTGACGTCAACGTCGCCCACCGGCAGGCGGACCTGAAGAACTGGAAGGGCAACCTCGGGAAGGCCGGGTTCCTGCCCGACGAGCAGGCCTACCTCGACAAGTGGCTGGCCGACGGCGCGTGGGTCGACGTCACCCGCCGGTCCGCCGGCGAGGTGGCCGGGCCCTACACGTGGTGGTCCTGGCGCGGCAAGGCGTTCGACAACGACGCCGGCTGGCGGATCGACTACCAGCTCGCGTCCGCGCCGCTGGCCGACCTGGTCACCCACACGTTCGTCGGTCGGGCCGACACCTACGCCGAGCGGTGGAGCGACCACGCCGCGGTGGTCGCCGACTACGAGCTCTGA
- the aqpZ gene encoding aquaporin Z, with protein sequence MTTSTRPPLTTHKLAAEFLGTFWLVLGGCGSAVLAATFASPTRTQVNIGFLGVALAFGLTVLTMAYAVGHISGAHFNPAVTVGLAVARRFPWRDVPAYVITQVFAGLVAGGVLTIIANGKPGFVRTGHLAANGYGVHSPGGYSLLACALIEVVMTAFFLYVILGATDTRAPIGFAPLAIGLSLTLIHLISIPVTNTSVNPARSTGVAFFNANGAVGQLWLFWVAPLVGAAIAGATYAVLTGVHREEVEVTGLPHPA encoded by the coding sequence ATGACCACCTCCACCCGCCCGCCGCTCACCACGCACAAGCTCGCCGCGGAGTTCCTGGGCACGTTCTGGCTCGTGCTCGGCGGCTGCGGCAGCGCCGTCCTCGCCGCGACGTTCGCCTCGCCCACCCGGACGCAGGTCAACATCGGCTTCCTGGGGGTCGCCCTCGCGTTCGGCCTGACCGTGCTCACGATGGCCTACGCCGTGGGCCACATCTCCGGCGCACACTTCAACCCCGCCGTCACCGTCGGACTGGCCGTGGCCCGCCGGTTCCCATGGCGGGACGTGCCCGCCTACGTCATCACCCAGGTCTTCGCCGGCCTGGTCGCCGGTGGCGTGCTGACGATCATCGCGAACGGCAAGCCCGGCTTCGTCCGCACCGGCCACCTGGCCGCCAACGGCTACGGGGTCCACTCCCCCGGCGGCTACTCGCTGCTCGCGTGCGCCCTCATCGAGGTCGTCATGACCGCGTTCTTCCTCTACGTCATCCTCGGCGCCACGGACACCCGGGCCCCGATCGGGTTCGCGCCGCTGGCCATCGGCCTGTCGCTGACGCTGATCCACCTCATCTCGATCCCGGTCACCAACACCTCGGTCAACCCGGCCCGCTCGACCGGCGTGGCCTTCTTCAACGCCAACGGCGCGGTCGGCCAGCTGTGGCTCTTCTGGGTGGCCCCGCTGGTGGGCGCCGCGATCGCCGGTGCAACCTACGCCGTGCTCACCGGGGTGCACCGCGAGGAGGTCGAGGTCACCGGCCTGCCGCACCCGGCCTGA
- the soxR gene encoding redox-sensitive transcriptional activator SoxR — MPAELLTIGQVAARSGVAPSALRYYESLGLIASTRTAGDRRRFRRAVLRRVAVIRAAQRVGLSLEQIGEAFSIVDPEAAPTKEQWGRMSARWRPVIDQRIADLERVREDLTSCIGCGCLSLQTCRLYNPDDVLAADGSGSRRLFPDEPDHQEHPA; from the coding sequence ATGCCAGCGGAGCTGTTGACGATCGGGCAGGTGGCCGCGCGCTCCGGCGTCGCCCCGTCCGCGCTGCGCTACTACGAGTCGCTGGGCCTGATCGCCAGCACCCGCACCGCCGGCGACCGCCGCCGCTTCCGGCGCGCCGTCCTGCGCCGGGTCGCCGTGATCCGCGCGGCCCAGCGGGTCGGCCTGAGCCTGGAGCAGATCGGCGAGGCGTTCTCGATCGTCGACCCCGAGGCCGCCCCCACCAAGGAGCAGTGGGGCCGCATGTCGGCCCGCTGGCGCCCGGTGATCGACCAGCGCATCGCCGACCTGGAGCGGGTCCGCGAGGACCTCACCAGCTGCATCGGCTGCGGCTGCCTGTCCCTGCAGACCTGCCGGCTCTACAACCCCGACGACGTGCTGGCCGCCGACGGCTCGGGCTCGCGGCGCCTGTTCCCCGACGAGCCCGACCACCAGGAGCACCCCGCGTGA
- a CDS encoding HAD-IIA family hydrolase, which yields MTERKPIDCWLTDMDGVLVHEERAIPGAADFVTKLIESGRRFLVLTNNSIFTPRDLRARLLASGIDLPESAIWTSALATAQFLDDQRAHGSAYVIGEAGLTTALHEVGYVLTERSPDYVVLGETRTYSFEAITKAIRLIEKGARFIATNPDPSGPSPEGSLPATGSVAALITRATGVEPYFIGKPNPLMMRSALNRIDAHSETTVMIGDRMDTDVISGLEAGLRTILVLTGSTRAEQVERFPYRPTRVVDSVADLVDLIDELAPPPA from the coding sequence ATGACCGAGCGCAAGCCGATCGACTGCTGGCTGACCGACATGGACGGGGTGCTCGTCCACGAGGAGCGCGCCATCCCCGGGGCGGCAGACTTCGTGACCAAGCTGATCGAGTCCGGCCGGCGCTTCCTGGTGCTGACCAACAACTCGATCTTCACCCCGCGCGACCTGCGGGCCCGCCTGCTGGCCAGCGGAATCGACCTGCCCGAGTCGGCGATCTGGACCTCGGCCCTGGCGACCGCGCAGTTCCTGGACGACCAGCGCGCCCACGGCTCGGCCTACGTCATCGGGGAGGCGGGCCTGACCACGGCGCTGCACGAGGTCGGCTACGTGCTCACCGAGCGCAGCCCCGACTACGTCGTGCTCGGCGAGACGCGCACCTACTCCTTCGAGGCGATCACCAAGGCGATCCGCCTGATCGAGAAGGGCGCCCGCTTCATCGCCACCAACCCCGACCCGAGCGGCCCGTCGCCGGAGGGCTCGCTGCCGGCGACCGGCTCTGTCGCCGCGCTGATCACCCGCGCCACGGGCGTCGAGCCGTACTTCATCGGCAAGCCCAACCCGCTGATGATGCGCAGCGCGCTGAACCGCATCGACGCGCACTCCGAGACCACGGTGATGATCGGCGACCGCATGGACACCGACGTCATCAGCGGCCTCGAGGCGGGGCTGCGCACCATCCTCGTGCTCACCGGGTCCACCCGCGCCGAGCAGGTCGAGCGCTTCCCCTACCGCCCGACGCGGGTCGTGGACTCGGTCGCCGACCTCGTCGACCTCATCGACGAGCTCGCCCCGCCGCCGGCCTGA
- a CDS encoding NADP-dependent isocitrate dehydrogenase, which yields MAKIIYTLTDEAPMLATYSFLPVIEAFAATAGVDVETRDISLGGRIIAAFDDQLPQEQRVGDALAELGELAKTPEANIIKLPNISASVPQLKAAIAELKAQGYDLPDYPDDPRTDAERDARARYDSVKGSAVNPVLREGNSDRRAPAAVKNYARKHPHSMGAWSADSKTNVATMGADDFRSNEQSVVLPAADTLTIRLVTDAGTTVLKDGLKVLEGEVVDATVMRAAALDAFLKEQVARAKAEDVLFSVHLKATMMKVSDPIIFGHVVRAFLPEVFATYGEQLAAAGLSPNNGLGSILDGLDALPEGVRDEVRAAIEKGLADGPRLAMVNSDKGITNLHVPSDVIVDASMPAMIRTSGHMWGPDGQEHDTLAVIPDSSYAGVYQAVIEDCRAHGAYDPTTMGSVPNVGLMAQKAEEYGSHDKTFEIAEAGRVEVVNAAGEVLISHEVEAGDIWRACQTKDAPIRDWVKLAVTRARASRTPAVFWLDPTRAHDANLIAKVEAYLPEHDTDGLDIRIMSPVEAAKLSVERIRRGEDTISVTGNVLRDYNTDLFPILELGTSAKMLSVVPLMNGGGLFETGAGGSAPKHVQQLVTENYLRWDSLGEFLALAESLRHMATTTDNARALVLADTLDRATERLLNENKGPARKVGQIDNRGSHFYLAMYWADELARQGEDTDLAAAFGPIAQSLTSGEEAIAAELVAVQGHPADIGGYYRPDPARASAVMRPSATFNAALAAVAQAG from the coding sequence ATGGCCAAGATCATCTACACCCTCACCGACGAGGCGCCGATGCTGGCGACCTACTCGTTCCTGCCGGTCATCGAGGCCTTCGCAGCGACGGCGGGTGTCGACGTCGAGACCCGCGACATCTCGCTGGGTGGGCGCATCATCGCCGCGTTCGACGACCAGCTGCCGCAGGAGCAGCGGGTGGGCGACGCCCTCGCCGAGCTCGGCGAGCTCGCCAAGACCCCCGAGGCCAACATCATCAAGCTGCCGAACATCTCGGCGTCGGTGCCGCAGCTCAAGGCCGCGATCGCCGAGCTCAAGGCTCAGGGCTACGACCTGCCCGACTACCCCGACGACCCGCGCACCGACGCCGAGCGCGACGCCCGCGCCCGCTACGACAGCGTCAAGGGCAGCGCCGTCAACCCCGTGCTGCGCGAGGGCAACTCCGACCGCCGGGCGCCCGCCGCCGTGAAGAACTACGCGCGCAAGCACCCGCACTCGATGGGTGCCTGGTCGGCCGACTCCAAGACCAACGTCGCGACCATGGGCGCTGACGACTTCCGCTCCAACGAGCAGTCGGTCGTCCTGCCCGCCGCGGACACCCTGACCATCCGGCTCGTGACCGACGCCGGCACCACCGTGCTCAAGGACGGCCTGAAGGTGCTCGAGGGCGAGGTCGTGGACGCCACGGTCATGCGCGCCGCCGCGCTGGACGCCTTCCTCAAGGAGCAGGTCGCCCGCGCCAAGGCCGAGGACGTGCTGTTCTCGGTCCACCTCAAGGCCACGATGATGAAGGTCTCCGACCCGATCATCTTCGGCCACGTCGTCCGCGCATTCCTGCCCGAGGTGTTCGCGACGTACGGCGAGCAGCTCGCCGCCGCGGGCCTGTCCCCGAACAACGGGCTCGGCTCGATCCTCGACGGCCTGGACGCGCTGCCCGAGGGCGTGCGCGACGAGGTCCGCGCCGCCATCGAGAAGGGCCTGGCCGACGGCCCCCGCCTGGCGATGGTCAACTCCGACAAGGGCATCACCAACCTGCACGTGCCGAGCGACGTCATCGTCGACGCCTCGATGCCGGCGATGATCCGCACCTCCGGCCACATGTGGGGCCCGGACGGGCAGGAGCACGACACCCTGGCCGTCATCCCCGACAGCTCCTACGCCGGCGTCTACCAGGCCGTCATCGAGGACTGCCGCGCCCACGGCGCCTACGACCCGACCACCATGGGCTCGGTGCCCAACGTGGGCCTCATGGCGCAGAAGGCCGAGGAGTACGGCAGCCACGACAAGACCTTCGAGATCGCCGAGGCGGGCCGCGTCGAGGTCGTCAACGCCGCCGGCGAGGTGCTCATCTCGCACGAGGTCGAGGCCGGTGACATCTGGCGCGCCTGCCAGACCAAGGACGCCCCGATCCGCGACTGGGTCAAGCTGGCCGTCACCCGCGCCCGCGCCTCCCGGACCCCGGCGGTCTTCTGGCTGGACCCGACCCGGGCGCACGACGCCAACCTCATCGCCAAGGTCGAGGCCTACCTGCCCGAGCACGACACCGACGGCCTGGACATCCGCATCATGTCCCCGGTCGAGGCGGCCAAGCTCTCCGTGGAGCGCATCCGCCGCGGCGAGGACACCATCTCGGTGACCGGCAACGTGCTGCGTGACTACAACACCGACCTGTTCCCGATCCTCGAGCTCGGCACCAGCGCCAAGATGCTCTCGGTGGTCCCGCTGATGAACGGCGGCGGCCTGTTCGAGACCGGCGCCGGCGGCTCGGCCCCCAAGCACGTGCAGCAGCTCGTCACGGAGAACTACCTGCGCTGGGACAGCCTCGGGGAGTTCCTGGCCCTGGCCGAGAGCCTGCGGCACATGGCCACGACCACCGACAACGCGCGCGCCCTGGTGCTGGCCGACACCCTCGACCGCGCCACCGAGCGGCTGCTCAACGAGAACAAGGGCCCGGCCCGCAAGGTCGGCCAGATCGACAACCGGGGCAGCCACTTCTACCTGGCGATGTACTGGGCCGACGAGCTGGCCCGGCAGGGCGAGGACACCGACCTGGCGGCGGCGTTCGGGCCGATCGCGCAGTCGCTGACCTCCGGCGAGGAGGCCATTGCCGCCGAGCTGGTCGCCGTCCAGGGCCACCCGGCCGACATCGGCGGCTACTACCGCCCCGACCCGGCCAGGGCCTCGGCCGTGATGCGCCCGTCGGCGACGTTCAACGCCGCCCTGGCCGCGGTCGCCCAGGCCGGCTGA